Proteins encoded within one genomic window of Couchioplanes caeruleus:
- a CDS encoding fibronectin type III domain-containing protein — MTLIPVGLGGCAVPEVLGGAGTEAAEPVAAEPSAGWIVVQEGARQEEPVPVKAAPTPTAVPTLAPPAPAESSSPEDAGEPMDPRCNGSLQPGKIAGLDVVAGATSATVRWFHASDKNVRTYRITSIPQRLVSGRQAPLKWQEVKPGDKCSPLSATITGLRPGTPYTFSVDVVRATSWQNGNLAATIARSAVVTTAT, encoded by the coding sequence GTGACGCTTATCCCTGTCGGGCTCGGCGGCTGCGCGGTGCCCGAGGTGCTCGGCGGCGCCGGCACCGAGGCGGCGGAGCCGGTGGCGGCCGAGCCGTCAGCCGGCTGGATCGTCGTGCAGGAGGGTGCGCGGCAGGAGGAGCCGGTTCCGGTGAAGGCGGCGCCGACGCCCACCGCGGTACCCACGCTCGCGCCCCCGGCCCCTGCCGAGTCGTCGTCGCCCGAAGATGCCGGCGAGCCGATGGATCCCCGCTGCAACGGCAGCCTCCAGCCCGGCAAGATCGCCGGGCTGGACGTGGTGGCCGGCGCGACGAGTGCCACCGTCCGGTGGTTCCACGCCAGTGACAAGAACGTGCGCACCTACCGCATCACGAGCATCCCCCAGCGACTGGTCTCCGGCCGGCAGGCTCCGCTGAAGTGGCAGGAGGTCAAGCCCGGCGACAAGTGCTCCCCGCTCTCCGCCACCATCACCGGACTGCGGCCCGGCACTCCGTACACGTTCTCGGTCGACGTCGTCCGTGCGACCTCCTGGCAGAACGGCAATCTCGCGGCCACCATCGCCCGGTCCGCCGTCGTCACCACCGCCACCTGA
- a CDS encoding FHA domain-containing protein, with protein sequence MSRDGAGAGPSFPAVPPAGDRVDWRGIVIQGAGDPPAIVNLAPGDSATFGRGTAELPVDLALPDAGVSRLAGAITAVEDHWLISNLSRRNTYVVRNPEGGGEFVKLAPRRLDMPVPFEFSQVFLPGLQDSCSFYVFASQHLYADHHERPDGTADATRMAFPLDETAKYFLVLVALCEPRLRDPSSPVIRTVPEILDRLGGTCDLTRSAVNFHIDYLARSKLRVKTPRLTADGGEGSKADWQRAALISLALQFDLVREEHLSLLPR encoded by the coding sequence GTGTCACGCGATGGAGCCGGCGCCGGTCCGTCGTTCCCGGCGGTCCCGCCGGCGGGCGACCGGGTCGACTGGCGGGGCATCGTCATCCAGGGCGCGGGCGACCCGCCCGCGATCGTGAACCTCGCACCGGGCGACAGTGCGACGTTCGGCCGGGGCACCGCCGAGCTGCCGGTCGATCTTGCGCTGCCGGACGCCGGGGTGTCCCGCCTCGCGGGCGCGATCACCGCGGTGGAGGACCACTGGCTGATCAGCAACCTCAGCCGTCGCAACACGTACGTGGTCAGGAATCCCGAGGGCGGCGGCGAGTTCGTGAAGCTCGCCCCGCGTCGCCTCGACATGCCGGTGCCGTTCGAGTTCTCCCAGGTGTTCCTGCCCGGCCTGCAGGATTCATGCTCTTTCTACGTGTTCGCGTCGCAGCATCTTTACGCCGATCACCACGAGCGTCCCGACGGCACGGCCGACGCGACCCGGATGGCGTTCCCGCTGGACGAGACCGCGAAGTACTTCCTCGTGCTGGTGGCCCTCTGCGAGCCGCGGCTGCGCGACCCCTCGTCACCGGTGATCCGTACCGTTCCGGAGATTCTCGACCGCCTCGGCGGCACCTGCGATCTCACCCGATCGGCCGTGAACTTCCACATCGATTACCTCGCCCGCTCCAAGCTCAGGGTGAAGACGCCGAGGCTCACCGCCGACGGCGGAGAGGGCTCGAAGGCGGACTGGCAACGCGCGGCGTTGATCTCTCTGGCCCTTCAATTCGACCTGGTACGCGAGGAGCACCTGAGCCTCCTGCCCCGCTGA
- a CDS encoding acyl-CoA thioesterase, whose product MTPTSEIFSASITLKEAEPQHFDVAYTAVTQPCPWPKAYGGDLVAAAAAAAMRTVPEGPEDGKTLHSMHSYFMRPADIGAEVRYEVEVLRDGRGYATRQVRAFQSGKPVYVALASFAKGEPSGTFAVRPPEVPGPETLPTSAEYLAPREGGTMTEESKAYWGGGRSFDMRHLPGPVYLTVDGERAPHQAVWVKPYDALRPVEGLTRTQRDLAALAYVCDYTILEPVLRVLDLPWARPGLVTASLDHAMWFHRVPGEGLLDDWLLYAQQAGSAGSGRGLGQGSFFTRDGEHLATVVQEGMIRAS is encoded by the coding sequence GTGACGCCGACCTCGGAGATCTTCAGCGCCTCCATCACCCTGAAGGAGGCCGAGCCGCAGCACTTCGACGTGGCCTACACCGCGGTCACCCAGCCCTGCCCCTGGCCGAAGGCGTACGGCGGCGACCTGGTGGCCGCGGCCGCGGCGGCCGCCATGCGGACCGTTCCCGAGGGCCCGGAGGACGGCAAGACGCTGCACTCCATGCACTCCTACTTCATGCGCCCGGCCGACATCGGCGCGGAGGTCCGCTACGAGGTGGAGGTGCTGCGCGACGGACGCGGCTATGCCACGCGGCAGGTCCGCGCCTTCCAGTCCGGCAAGCCGGTGTACGTCGCCCTCGCCTCCTTCGCCAAGGGCGAGCCCTCCGGCACCTTCGCCGTCCGGCCTCCCGAGGTCCCCGGCCCCGAGACGCTGCCCACCTCGGCGGAATACCTGGCGCCCCGCGAGGGCGGGACGATGACCGAGGAGTCGAAGGCGTACTGGGGCGGCGGACGCAGCTTCGACATGCGGCATCTTCCCGGGCCGGTCTACCTGACCGTCGACGGGGAACGGGCGCCGCACCAGGCCGTCTGGGTGAAGCCGTACGACGCCCTGCGGCCGGTCGAGGGCCTGACCCGCACCCAACGCGACCTGGCGGCCCTGGCCTACGTCTGCGACTACACCATCCTCGAGCCGGTGCTGCGCGTGCTCGACCTGCCCTGGGCGAGGCCCGGCCTGGTCACCGCGAGCCTGGACCACGCGATGTGGTTCCACCGCGTCCCCGGCGAGGGCCTCCTCGACGACTGGCTGCTCTACGCGCAGCAGGCGGGCTCCGCCGGCTCGGGGCGCGGGCTCGGCCAGGGCAGCTTCTTCACCCGCGACGGAGAACACCTGGCCACGGTCGTGCAGGAAGGCATGATCCGCGCGTCCTGA
- a CDS encoding PaaX family transcriptional regulator, whose protein sequence is MTTADGATEEEPRSTRPRAFIVTIYGLYAREAGGWISVSALIQLMDRLKIDAPSARSAISRLKRRGLLEARKVGGSAGYSLSEQARGILDEGDQRIFGRPRAELADGWLLAVFSVPESQRQQRHVLRSRLSWLGFGTVASGVWIAPRHLRRETEEVLERYELSGFVDLFDADYPAPGNVAELAGRWWDLEGLQKLYGEFLDSFDPVLARWVSGAEGGDGEAFDDYVRALTAWRRLPFLDPGLPPELLPGDWNGVRAAALFDELRGRLTEPAHRFASSVMGGVTA, encoded by the coding sequence GTGACGACGGCGGACGGTGCGACCGAGGAGGAGCCGAGGTCGACCCGGCCCCGCGCCTTCATCGTCACGATCTACGGCCTGTACGCGCGCGAGGCCGGCGGCTGGATCAGCGTGTCCGCGCTGATCCAGTTGATGGACCGGCTCAAGATCGATGCGCCGTCGGCACGCTCGGCGATCTCCCGACTGAAGCGCCGGGGACTGCTCGAGGCGCGCAAGGTCGGCGGCTCGGCCGGATACAGCCTGTCCGAGCAGGCCCGGGGCATCCTGGACGAGGGCGACCAGCGGATCTTCGGCCGGCCGCGCGCCGAGCTGGCCGACGGGTGGCTGCTCGCGGTCTTCAGCGTTCCCGAGTCCCAGCGCCAGCAGCGGCACGTGCTGCGCTCCCGGCTGAGCTGGCTGGGGTTCGGCACGGTGGCCTCGGGCGTGTGGATCGCGCCTCGCCACCTGCGCCGGGAGACCGAGGAGGTCCTGGAGCGCTACGAGCTGTCGGGGTTCGTGGACCTGTTCGACGCCGACTACCCGGCGCCCGGGAATGTCGCCGAGCTGGCGGGCCGCTGGTGGGACCTGGAAGGGCTGCAGAAGCTCTACGGCGAGTTCCTCGACTCGTTCGATCCGGTGCTGGCGCGCTGGGTGAGCGGCGCCGAGGGCGGCGACGGGGAGGCGTTCGACGACTACGTCCGGGCGCTGACCGCGTGGCGACGGCTCCCGTTCCTCGATCCGGGGCTGCCGCCGGAGCTCCTGCCGGGCGACTGGAACGGCGTACGCGCGGCCGCCCTCTTCGACGAGCTGAGGGGGCGGCTCACCGAGCCCGCGCACCGCTTCGCGAGCTCGGTGATGGGCGGGGTCACGGCCTGA
- a CDS encoding serine/threonine-protein kinase, whose translation MDDQHWTVHVAAGYRVGPWQVTRGLASGSWSSVYAAVHEGAAEGPRHAALKFLPTGTLTPRQLSHLAAMTDRELSAHRRLDHPHVISVLGTYVVDDPGTPDLDGATVIAMELAERSTAAALADADGRGLADAPRLIEEICAGLAHLHASGWVHGDLKPSNILLMADGSVRLADFGLSAELNGTHAYLPPGGSADHMPPERWAEGITPDGTLVRQTADIWALGVTACQLLSGRLPFPGVTSRARMAAASAYAEGRGNLSLPATIPPQWQQFIADCLAPDHAGRAAHTAAELARRARAAAQGDSATDTRTVASSSIIRRFSRNRRTAGAVGSIAVASCIASLAVWKPWEASAGATPEPKSSASGYERYFRTDMDIPPQYYDLIVTAGTKCPSYPAVTPYLVAAILKTESNFDPTLHDPGKDEYGIARWTPSVLQYYLPAEQRKVVPKPPFPPDMSIPHVGDFLCRFAPELRDIPGDPRINLVATWRTSAEMVRAANGVPDRPALREYMPRLRANLDAYQPK comes from the coding sequence ATGGACGACCAGCACTGGACGGTGCATGTCGCCGCGGGCTACCGCGTCGGCCCGTGGCAGGTGACGCGGGGACTGGCCAGCGGGAGCTGGAGCAGCGTCTATGCCGCGGTGCACGAAGGAGCGGCGGAGGGACCGCGGCACGCCGCGCTGAAGTTCCTACCGACCGGCACGCTGACCCCACGTCAGCTTTCCCATCTCGCCGCCATGACGGACCGCGAACTCTCCGCGCACCGGCGGCTCGACCATCCCCACGTGATCTCGGTGCTGGGCACCTATGTGGTCGACGATCCCGGCACTCCCGATCTCGACGGGGCCACGGTGATCGCGATGGAGCTTGCCGAACGCTCGACGGCCGCGGCACTGGCCGACGCCGACGGTCGAGGGCTGGCCGATGCACCCCGGCTCATCGAGGAGATCTGTGCCGGCCTCGCCCACCTGCACGCGTCCGGGTGGGTGCACGGCGATCTGAAACCGAGCAACATCCTGTTGATGGCGGACGGCTCGGTCCGGCTGGCCGACTTCGGGCTCTCCGCCGAGTTGAACGGCACGCACGCCTATCTACCGCCCGGCGGTTCCGCCGATCACATGCCACCGGAACGGTGGGCCGAGGGCATCACCCCCGACGGCACCCTCGTACGCCAGACAGCGGACATCTGGGCACTTGGGGTCACCGCATGTCAGCTTCTCTCCGGCCGCCTGCCGTTCCCCGGCGTGACGTCACGCGCCCGCATGGCGGCGGCCTCCGCGTATGCCGAGGGCCGCGGCAATCTCTCGCTGCCGGCCACCATTCCTCCCCAGTGGCAGCAGTTCATCGCCGACTGCCTGGCCCCGGATCATGCCGGTCGCGCCGCACACACCGCCGCGGAGCTGGCGAGAAGAGCACGCGCCGCGGCCCAGGGGGACTCGGCGACGGATACGAGAACCGTCGCCTCCTCGAGCATCATCCGGCGCTTCTCCCGCAACCGGCGCACGGCCGGCGCGGTGGGATCCATCGCGGTGGCCTCGTGCATCGCTTCCCTCGCGGTGTGGAAGCCCTGGGAAGCGAGCGCCGGTGCGACCCCGGAGCCGAAGAGTTCGGCGAGCGGATACGAGCGGTATTTCCGCACGGACATGGACATCCCGCCCCAGTACTACGACCTCATCGTGACGGCCGGGACGAAGTGCCCGAGCTATCCCGCCGTGACGCCGTACCTGGTGGCGGCCATTCTCAAGACGGAGAGCAACTTCGATCCCACTCTGCACGATCCCGGCAAGGACGAGTACGGCATCGCCCGGTGGACGCCCAGCGTCCTGCAGTATTACCTGCCGGCGGAACAGCGGAAGGTGGTGCCGAAACCACCGTTCCCGCCGGATATGTCCATCCCGCACGTGGGCGACTTCCTCTGCAGATTCGCGCCTGAGCTGCGTGACATCCCGGGAGACCCGAGGATCAACCTGGTCGCGACATGGCGCACCTCCGCCGAGATGGTTCGCGCGGCCAATGGCGTGCCCGACCGCCCGGCCCTGCGGGAGTACATGCCGCGGTTGCGCGCGAACCTCGATGCCTATCAGCCGAAGTAG
- a CDS encoding cupin domain-containing protein translates to MHLTEGDFPLDGDNSMYATNGLVVPVVTRGGLESGLTGQSAGATRIAGVSPQHTPARRLWFGKVSNEPGFRSVPHHHGEAETGGFVLSGRARIYFGAKFEDYIDMAEGDWVFVPPYMPHVECNLDRNNPLTWMTTRTPDNIVVNLDDVADEALRDWSERP, encoded by the coding sequence ATGCATCTGACCGAGGGTGACTTCCCGCTCGACGGGGACAACTCGATGTACGCCACCAACGGCCTGGTCGTTCCGGTCGTCACCCGAGGAGGACTCGAATCCGGGCTGACCGGACAGTCGGCGGGTGCCACGCGCATCGCGGGCGTGAGCCCCCAGCACACGCCGGCGCGACGGCTCTGGTTCGGCAAGGTCAGCAACGAGCCCGGCTTCCGGTCGGTCCCGCATCACCACGGCGAGGCGGAAACCGGGGGATTCGTCCTGTCGGGCCGCGCGCGCATCTACTTCGGAGCGAAGTTCGAGGACTACATCGACATGGCGGAGGGCGACTGGGTCTTCGTCCCGCCCTACATGCCGCACGTCGAGTGCAACCTGGACCGCAACAACCCGCTCACCTGGATGACCACGCGCACCCCCGACAACATCGTGGTCAACCTCGACGACGTCGCGGACGAGGCGCTGCGGGACTGGAGCGAGCGCCCGTGA
- a CDS encoding AMP-binding protein: MQLSPSAHTDTFARDHLPPFDQWPHLEFTTDLLQYPERLNAAAELVDVAVATFGPDRPAIRTDSGETWSYGELQRHADQVAQVLVEDLGLEPGNRVLLRSPNNPWMVACWLGVLKAGGIAVTTMAALRARDLAPVVSKARPAIALVDHRFTAEVETVRDSGALDLAVVPFGGPGEGDLTALCAAKPGGFAAVATAADDVALFGPTSGSTGTPKITTHFHRDLLAIDATFGQEVLKLTPDDVVACTAPLGFTFGLGMLVVFPFRAGACVFLVESATPTQLADLVAEHGVTALATAPTAYRQILKSGKIEKLRGLRVAVSAGEHIPRSVRDETEAAIGLKIIDGIGATELLHIFISAAGDDIRPGATGKPVPGFRATILGPDGKELPPGAEGRLAVIGPVGCRYLDDERQAGYVVDGWNVTGDTFYRDQDGYFFYCSRTDDMIVSSGYNIGGPEVESAVNTHPDVAESAVVAKPDADRGSIVCAFVVLVDGVEGDAAKAKEIQDYVKQQLAPYKYPREVRFCTSLPRNPSGKLQRYVLRQHVEREQESA, from the coding sequence ATGCAGCTCTCCCCCTCGGCCCACACCGACACCTTCGCCCGCGACCACCTGCCGCCGTTCGACCAGTGGCCGCATCTCGAGTTCACCACCGATCTGCTGCAGTATCCGGAACGCCTCAACGCGGCCGCGGAGCTCGTGGACGTCGCGGTCGCCACCTTCGGCCCCGACCGACCGGCGATCCGCACCGACTCGGGCGAGACGTGGAGCTACGGGGAGCTCCAGCGGCATGCCGACCAGGTCGCCCAGGTGTTGGTCGAGGACCTCGGCCTCGAACCCGGCAACCGGGTGCTGCTCCGCTCCCCCAACAACCCGTGGATGGTGGCCTGCTGGCTCGGCGTGCTGAAAGCCGGGGGCATCGCCGTCACGACGATGGCGGCGCTGCGCGCCCGCGACCTCGCCCCGGTGGTGTCCAAGGCACGACCGGCGATCGCGCTGGTGGACCACCGGTTCACCGCGGAGGTGGAGACCGTCCGCGACTCCGGGGCCCTCGACCTCGCGGTGGTGCCGTTCGGTGGCCCCGGCGAGGGCGATCTGACCGCGCTCTGCGCCGCCAAGCCGGGCGGGTTCGCGGCCGTCGCGACGGCCGCCGACGACGTCGCCCTGTTCGGGCCCACCTCGGGCAGCACCGGCACTCCCAAGATCACCACACATTTCCACCGAGACCTGCTGGCCATCGACGCCACGTTCGGCCAGGAGGTCCTCAAGCTCACCCCCGACGACGTCGTCGCCTGTACGGCCCCGCTCGGGTTCACCTTCGGGCTCGGCATGCTCGTGGTCTTCCCGTTCCGGGCGGGCGCCTGTGTGTTCCTGGTGGAAAGCGCGACACCGACGCAGCTCGCGGACCTCGTCGCGGAGCACGGGGTCACGGCGCTGGCCACCGCGCCGACGGCGTACCGGCAGATCCTGAAGTCCGGAAAGATCGAGAAGCTGCGCGGCCTCCGCGTGGCGGTGAGCGCGGGAGAGCACATTCCGCGCAGCGTCCGGGACGAGACCGAGGCCGCCATCGGGCTGAAGATCATCGACGGCATCGGCGCCACCGAGCTGCTGCACATCTTCATCTCCGCGGCCGGGGACGACATCCGTCCCGGCGCGACCGGCAAGCCGGTGCCCGGCTTCCGGGCGACGATCCTCGGACCCGACGGCAAGGAGTTGCCACCCGGCGCCGAGGGCAGGCTGGCCGTGATCGGCCCGGTCGGCTGCCGCTACCTGGACGACGAGCGCCAGGCCGGTTACGTCGTCGACGGCTGGAACGTCACGGGCGACACCTTCTACCGAGACCAGGACGGCTACTTCTTCTACTGCTCACGGACCGACGACATGATCGTCTCGTCGGGCTACAACATCGGCGGGCCGGAGGTCGAGTCGGCCGTCAACACGCACCCGGACGTGGCGGAGTCCGCGGTCGTCGCCAAGCCCGACGCCGACCGGGGCTCTATCGTGTGCGCCTTCGTCGTGCTGGTGGACGGCGTCGAGGGCGACGCGGCGAAGGCCAAGGAGATCCAGGACTACGTCAAGCAGCAGTTGGCGCCGTACAAATATCCCCGCGAAGTCCGCTTCTGCACGTCGCTCCCCCGCAACCCCAGCGGCAAGCTGCAGCGCTACGTGCTGCGGCAGCACGTCGAACGAGAGCAGGAATCCGCGTGA
- a CDS encoding RidA family protein yields the protein MLPIPVNPDALPAPSGYSHGTLVGNTLYLGGQTALDRDMRIVEGGIVEQFRQAFGNVLTTLRAAGGRPEDLVNITIYLTDIPDYQAHGKEIGRVWRELAGPVYPAMAGIGCTALWQPEALIEILGVAVIPEERLVRP from the coding sequence ATGCTGCCCATTCCTGTCAATCCGGATGCCCTGCCCGCCCCCAGCGGTTACTCGCACGGCACTCTGGTCGGCAACACGCTGTATCTGGGCGGCCAGACCGCCCTGGACCGAGACATGAGGATCGTCGAGGGCGGCATCGTCGAGCAGTTCCGTCAGGCCTTCGGCAACGTCCTCACCACGCTGCGAGCGGCCGGAGGCCGGCCTGAGGACCTCGTCAACATCACGATCTACCTCACCGACATCCCCGACTACCAGGCGCACGGCAAGGAGATCGGCCGGGTCTGGCGCGAGCTTGCCGGGCCCGTCTATCCGGCCATGGCCGGCATCGGCTGCACCGCGCTGTGGCAGCCGGAGGCGCTGATCGAGATCCTGGGCGTCGCCGTGATCCCCGAGGAGCGGCTCGTCAGGCCGTGA
- a CDS encoding fumarylacetoacetate hydrolase family protein gives MRFATVTPADGSTTAAVDPGDGWRRLPAPHLSAYLDEFSDRPVSGLIGEPVRPAGMALPLPAPRKVICCGLNYADHILEMGRELPAHPTLFAKYADTLTGPADDIALPPGLHVDWEAELAVVVGAEIRGAGRAEAAAAIWGYTIANDVSVRDWQKRTLQWFQGKAWDRTTPIGPVVVTADALDPAAGLEVVCRVDGVERQRGDTSSLVFDAAALVAYVSTFTRLRPGDLVLTGTPGGVGMGMTPPVYLADGAVLETEITGIGVLRNRIVVKD, from the coding sequence ATGAGGTTCGCGACGGTGACCCCGGCGGACGGCAGCACGACGGCCGCGGTCGACCCGGGCGACGGGTGGCGCCGGCTGCCCGCACCGCATCTGTCCGCCTATCTCGACGAGTTCTCCGACCGGCCGGTGAGCGGCCTGATCGGCGAGCCGGTGCGGCCCGCCGGCATGGCGCTGCCCCTTCCCGCGCCGCGCAAGGTGATCTGCTGTGGCCTGAACTACGCCGACCACATCCTCGAGATGGGCCGGGAGCTGCCCGCCCACCCGACCCTCTTCGCCAAGTACGCCGACACCCTCACCGGCCCGGCCGACGACATCGCGCTGCCACCCGGGCTGCACGTGGACTGGGAGGCCGAGCTGGCGGTGGTCGTCGGCGCCGAGATCCGCGGCGCCGGCCGGGCCGAGGCCGCCGCCGCCATCTGGGGTTACACGATCGCCAACGACGTGTCGGTCCGCGACTGGCAGAAGCGGACCCTGCAGTGGTTCCAGGGCAAGGCGTGGGACCGCACCACGCCGATCGGCCCGGTCGTGGTCACCGCGGACGCGCTCGACCCGGCCGCGGGCCTCGAGGTCGTCTGCCGGGTCGACGGCGTCGAGCGTCAGCGCGGCGACACGAGCTCGCTGGTCTTCGACGCCGCCGCGCTGGTCGCGTACGTGTCGACCTTCACCCGCCTGCGCCCCGGCGACCTGGTGTTGACCGGCACGCCCGGAGGGGTCGGAATGGGAATGACGCCCCCGGTTTACCTCGCCGACGGCGCCGTCCTGGAAACCGAGATCACCGGCATCGGCGTTCTGCGCAACCGGATCGTCGTCAAGGACTAG
- a CDS encoding cytochrome P450, cyclodipeptide synthase-associated, giving the protein MVPAESGFSILSDDFAADPYRHFPRLREQLPVHYEPSINSYFVSRHHDVKRVLTDHEGFSTETLQERAEPVMRGPVLAQMTGAEHTAKRKIVVRGFTGQALHDQVRAIHANAAELIAPFLPQGRVDLVNDFGKPFAVHVTLDVLGLDKADSRQIAAWHSGIAEFITTIALTPERRRHCMTCAEELEAYLVPIIEQRRRRPGDDLISMLCTAEFDGIAMSNREIIALVNNVLVAAAEPADKTLALLFKHLIDHPAQLAEVRRDPALLPAAIAETLRYTPPVQLIPRQAERDAVFAGGTVPAGATVFCMIGAANRDPEVFAAPDAFDMHRPDLGTARAFTAAAQHLAFGAGLHQCVGTAFARAEIETVAAMLLPLLDEVRFSEGFRYLEAGLYTRGPVSLSLDFTPVPPSPSRRRQ; this is encoded by the coding sequence ATGGTCCCGGCCGAGTCCGGTTTCAGCATCCTGTCCGACGACTTCGCCGCCGACCCCTACCGACATTTCCCGCGGCTGCGGGAGCAGTTGCCGGTGCACTACGAGCCCTCGATCAACAGTTACTTCGTCTCCCGTCATCACGACGTAAAGAGGGTGCTGACCGACCACGAAGGGTTCAGCACCGAGACGTTGCAGGAGCGCGCCGAGCCGGTGATGCGCGGGCCGGTCCTCGCCCAGATGACCGGGGCCGAGCACACCGCCAAGCGGAAGATCGTCGTCCGGGGCTTCACCGGGCAGGCCCTCCACGATCAGGTACGCGCCATCCACGCCAACGCCGCGGAGCTCATCGCGCCGTTCCTTCCCCAGGGCCGGGTGGACCTCGTCAACGACTTCGGCAAGCCCTTCGCCGTCCACGTGACGCTGGACGTCCTCGGCCTGGACAAGGCGGACTCGCGGCAGATCGCCGCCTGGCACAGCGGGATCGCCGAGTTCATCACCACCATCGCTCTCACCCCCGAACGCCGCCGGCATTGCATGACCTGCGCCGAGGAGCTGGAGGCCTATCTCGTCCCGATCATCGAGCAGCGGCGTCGCCGGCCCGGCGACGACCTCATCTCGATGCTGTGCACCGCCGAGTTCGACGGCATCGCCATGAGCAACCGCGAGATCATCGCGTTGGTCAACAACGTCCTGGTCGCCGCCGCCGAGCCCGCCGACAAGACCCTCGCGCTGCTCTTCAAGCACCTCATCGACCATCCCGCGCAGTTGGCCGAGGTCCGCCGGGATCCCGCCCTGCTACCCGCCGCGATCGCCGAGACCCTGCGCTACACGCCACCGGTCCAGCTCATCCCCCGGCAGGCGGAGCGGGACGCTGTGTTCGCGGGCGGCACCGTACCCGCGGGCGCCACCGTCTTCTGCATGATCGGCGCGGCCAACCGGGACCCCGAGGTCTTCGCCGCCCCGGACGCCTTCGACATGCACCGCCCGGACCTGGGCACCGCCCGCGCCTTCACCGCCGCCGCCCAGCACCTTGCCTTCGGTGCCGGGCTCCATCAGTGCGTCGGCACCGCCTTCGCCCGTGCCGAGATCGAGACCGTCGCCGCGATGCTCCTGCCCCTGCTCGACGAAGTGCGCTTCAGCGAGGGTTTCCGCTACCTGGAGGCCGGTCTGTACACTCGCGGCCCCGTATCTCTGAGCCTGGACTTCACTCCCGTTCCGCCATCCCCCTCCAGGAGACGGCAATGA